A single window of Enterobacteriaceae bacterium ESL0689 DNA harbors:
- the rpsL gene encoding 30S ribosomal protein S12 gives MATINQLVRKPRVRKVAKSNVPALEACPQKRGVCTRVYTTTPKKPNSALRKVCRVRLTNGFEVTSYIGGEGHNLQEHSVILIRGGRVKDLPGVRYHTVRGALDCSGVKDRKQARSKYGVKRPKA, from the coding sequence ATGGCAACAATTAACCAGCTGGTACGCAAACCGCGTGTGCGCAAAGTTGCAAAGAGCAACGTGCCTGCACTGGAAGCCTGCCCGCAGAAACGTGGTGTATGTACACGTGTATATACCACCACCCCGAAGAAACCAAACTCCGCACTGCGTAAAGTCTGCCGTGTACGTTTGACCAACGGTTTTGAAGTGACCTCCTATATTGGTGGTGAAGGTCATAACCTTCAGGAACACTCCGTGATCCTGATCCGTGGTGGCCGTGTTAAAGACCTTCCAGGTGTTCGTTATCACACTGTCCGTGGCGCACTTGACTGCTCTGGTGTTAAAGACCGTAAGCAGGCTCGTTCTAAATACGGCGTGAAGCGTCCTAAAGCTTAA
- the tusB gene encoding sulfurtransferase complex subunit TusB — MLHTLSVSPAYTDLYSMIRLMKEGDDLLLLSDGIIAAIAGGQSFKILQSFPVTIYALQDDIVARGLTAHIASSVIPASYMDFVRLTIKHPQQLAW; from the coding sequence ATGCTTCATACGCTTAGCGTTTCTCCTGCTTATACCGACTTATATTCCATGATCCGTCTGATGAAAGAGGGCGACGATCTGCTGCTGCTCTCTGATGGTATCATTGCAGCGATAGCTGGCGGTCAGTCCTTTAAGATCCTGCAATCTTTTCCTGTGACTATTTATGCGCTACAGGATGACATCGTGGCGCGTGGACTGACGGCACATATCGCGAGCAGTGTCATACCAGCGAGTTATATGGATTTCGTCAGATTAACCATCAAACATCCACAACAGTTAGCCTGGTAA
- the rplB gene encoding 50S ribosomal protein L2 has product MAVVKCKPTSPGRRHVVKVVNPELHKGKPFAPLLEKISKTGGRNNNGRITTRHIGGGHKRAYRLVDFKRNKDGIPAVVERLEYDPNRSANIALVLYKDGERRYILAPKGLKAGDQIQSGVDAVIKPGNTLPMRNIPVGSTVHNVEMKPGKGGQLARSAGTYAQIVARDGAYVTLRLRSGEMRKVEADCRATLGEVGNAEHMLRVLGKAGAARWRGVRPTVRGTAMNPVDHPHGGGEGRNFGKHPVSPWGLQTKGKKTRSNKRTDKFIVRRRSK; this is encoded by the coding sequence ATGGCAGTTGTTAAATGTAAACCGACATCTCCGGGTCGTCGCCACGTTGTTAAAGTGGTCAACCCTGAGTTGCACAAGGGCAAACCTTTTGCTCCATTGCTGGAAAAAATCAGCAAAACCGGTGGTCGTAACAACAATGGCCGTATCACCACCCGACATATCGGTGGTGGTCATAAGCGAGCTTATCGTCTTGTTGATTTTAAACGCAACAAAGATGGTATCCCGGCTGTTGTTGAGCGTCTTGAGTACGATCCGAACCGTTCTGCAAATATTGCACTGGTTCTGTACAAAGATGGCGAACGTCGTTACATCCTGGCCCCTAAAGGCCTGAAAGCAGGCGATCAGATTCAGTCTGGCGTTGATGCGGTAATTAAACCTGGTAATACGCTGCCAATGCGTAATATCCCGGTCGGTTCTACTGTGCATAATGTAGAAATGAAACCGGGTAAAGGCGGTCAGCTGGCTCGTTCTGCAGGTACTTATGCTCAGATCGTTGCGCGTGATGGTGCCTATGTCACCCTGCGTTTACGTTCTGGTGAAATGCGTAAAGTCGAAGCAGATTGTCGTGCTACCCTCGGGGAAGTTGGCAACGCCGAGCATATGTTGCGTGTACTGGGTAAAGCCGGTGCTGCTCGCTGGCGTGGTGTTCGTCCTACTGTTCGCGGTACGGCAATGAACCCAGTCGATCACCCACATGGTGGTGGTGAAGGTCGTAACTTTGGTAAGCACCCGGTATCTCCGTGGGGCCTTCAGACCAAAGGTAAAAAGACCCGCAGCAATAAGCGTACTGATAAATTCATCGTACGTCGCCGTAGCAAATAA
- the tuf gene encoding elongation factor Tu, whose translation MSKEKFERTKPHVNVGTIGHVDHGKTTLTAAITTVLAKTYGGAARAFDQIDNAPEEKARGITINTSHVEYDTPTRHYAHVDCPGHADYVKNMITGAAQMDGAILVVAATDGPMPQTREHILLGRQVGVPYIIVFLNKCDMVDDEELLELVEMEVRELLSQYDFPGDDTPIVRGSALKALEGEADWEAKILELANYLDTYIPEPVRAIDQPFLLPIEDVFSISGRGTVVTGRVERGIIRVGEEVEIVGIKDTQKSTCTGVEMFRKLLDEGRAGENIGVLLRGIKREEIERGQVLAKPGSIHPHTKFESEVYILSKDEGGRHTPFFKGYRPQFYFRTTDVTGTIELPEGVEMVMPGDNIKMVVTLIHPIAMADGLRFAIREGGRTVGAGVVAKVLG comes from the coding sequence GTGTCTAAAGAAAAATTTGAACGTACAAAACCGCACGTTAACGTCGGTACTATCGGCCACGTTGACCATGGTAAAACAACGCTGACTGCAGCGATCACGACCGTACTGGCTAAAACCTACGGTGGTGCTGCACGTGCATTTGATCAGATCGATAACGCGCCGGAAGAAAAAGCCCGTGGTATCACCATCAATACCTCCCATGTTGAGTACGATACCCCAACCCGTCACTATGCGCACGTTGACTGCCCAGGGCATGCTGACTATGTGAAAAACATGATCACCGGTGCAGCACAGATGGACGGTGCGATCCTGGTGGTAGCCGCAACTGACGGCCCGATGCCTCAGACCCGTGAACACATCCTGCTGGGTCGCCAGGTGGGTGTACCGTACATCATCGTGTTCCTGAACAAATGCGACATGGTAGATGACGAAGAGCTGCTGGAACTGGTTGAGATGGAAGTGCGTGAACTGCTGTCTCAGTATGATTTTCCGGGCGACGATACACCTATCGTTCGTGGTTCAGCCCTGAAAGCGCTGGAAGGAGAAGCGGACTGGGAAGCGAAGATCCTGGAACTGGCGAACTACCTGGATACCTATATTCCGGAGCCGGTACGTGCGATTGATCAGCCATTCCTGCTGCCGATAGAAGACGTCTTCTCAATTTCAGGACGTGGTACAGTCGTCACCGGTCGTGTAGAACGCGGTATCATCCGTGTGGGCGAAGAAGTTGAAATCGTCGGTATCAAAGACACGCAGAAATCGACCTGTACGGGCGTGGAAATGTTCCGTAAGCTGCTGGACGAAGGTCGCGCGGGAGAGAACATTGGTGTTCTGCTGCGTGGTATCAAGCGTGAAGAAATCGAACGTGGTCAGGTACTGGCGAAACCGGGTTCAATTCATCCGCATACCAAATTCGAATCAGAAGTATATATTCTGTCGAAAGATGAAGGTGGCCGTCATACGCCGTTCTTCAAGGGCTATCGTCCACAGTTCTACTTCCGTACAACAGACGTAACAGGCACGATCGAACTGCCGGAAGGCGTAGAGATGGTTATGCCGGGCGACAACATCAAAATGGTTGTCACACTGATTCACCCGATTGCGATGGCAGATGGTCTGCGTTTTGCAATCCGTGAAGGTGGCCGTACTGTTGGTGCAGGTGTGGTAGCGAAAGTTCTCGGCTAA
- a CDS encoding transcriptional regulator yields MARSHLTGEISDLDQLEQRPFDQTDFDILKSYEAVVDGLAALIGSHCEIVLHSLQDLKCSAIRIANGEHTGRKVGSPITDLALRMLHDMTGDDSSVSQCYFTRTKSGVLMKSVTTAIRNRQHRVIGLLCININLDVPFSQVMQTFIPPETAETSSSVNFASSVDDLVAQTLEFTIEEVNADRHVSNNSKNRQIVLNLYEKGIFDIKDAINQVADRLNISKHTVYLYIRQFKNGDFQGLDK; encoded by the coding sequence ATGGCAAGGTCGCATTTAACTGGTGAAATCAGTGATCTTGATCAACTGGAACAACGTCCTTTTGACCAGACTGATTTCGATATCCTCAAGTCTTATGAAGCAGTCGTGGATGGGCTAGCGGCGCTTATCGGTTCCCATTGTGAGATTGTGCTGCATTCCTTGCAGGATTTAAAATGTTCTGCCATTCGTATTGCCAACGGTGAGCATACGGGGCGAAAAGTAGGCTCCCCCATTACTGATCTCGCGTTGCGTATGCTGCATGATATGACCGGTGATGATAGTAGTGTCTCTCAATGCTATTTTACGCGCACAAAAAGTGGTGTGCTGATGAAGTCAGTCACCACGGCTATTCGTAATCGCCAGCATCGGGTGATTGGTTTACTGTGTATTAATATCAATCTTGATGTTCCGTTCTCGCAGGTCATGCAGACGTTTATTCCGCCAGAAACCGCAGAAACCAGTTCATCGGTCAATTTTGCCTCATCTGTCGATGATTTGGTTGCTCAAACCCTTGAGTTCACAATAGAAGAGGTCAATGCTGATCGTCATGTGTCCAATAACAGCAAAAACCGGCAGATTGTGCTCAATCTTTATGAAAAAGGGATTTTTGATATCAAAGATGCCATCAATCAGGTTGCTGATCGTCTGAATATCTCTAAACATACGGTATATCTTTATATTCGTCAGTTTAAAAATGGTGATTTTCAGGGGCTGGACAAGTAA
- the tusD gene encoding sulfurtransferase complex subunit TusD, translating into MRFAIMVTGPAYGTQQASSAWQFARAVLQAGHELSCVFFYSEGVHNANQFTTPASDEFDLVRAWQRLHDEYAVTLHLCVAASLRRGITAPQESPQPGYTGYNLQPGFILSGLGALAEAALLCDRMVQF; encoded by the coding sequence ATGCGGTTTGCCATCATGGTGACAGGCCCGGCCTATGGCACACAACAGGCCAGCAGTGCCTGGCAATTTGCCCGCGCTGTTTTGCAGGCAGGCCACGAGCTCAGTTGTGTCTTTTTTTATAGTGAAGGTGTGCACAACGCCAATCAGTTCACCACCCCTGCCAGCGATGAATTTGATCTGGTACGTGCCTGGCAGCGGTTACATGATGAGTATGCGGTCACTTTACATCTTTGTGTAGCAGCATCGTTGCGTCGTGGTATCACGGCACCACAAGAAAGCCCGCAACCGGGATACACAGGATATAATCTGCAACCGGGGTTTATCTTAAGTGGTTTAGGTGCACTGGCGGAGGCCGCCTTACTCTGTGATCGAATGGTGCAATTTTGA
- the tusC gene encoding sulfurtransferase complex subunit TusC, with translation MKSMAFVFSSAPHGRTAGREGLDALLAASALTDELGVFFIGDGVFQLLAGQQPAIVLARDYIATFKLLPLYDIDQRWLCAASASERGLNETTSLVIDVEWLSPEALRARLDNFDVILHF, from the coding sequence ATGAAAAGCATGGCGTTTGTTTTTTCCTCAGCGCCACATGGTCGCACAGCGGGAAGAGAGGGACTGGACGCGCTGTTAGCCGCCTCCGCGCTGACTGATGAGCTGGGCGTTTTTTTTATCGGCGATGGGGTATTTCAGCTTCTGGCCGGGCAGCAACCCGCGATAGTACTGGCGCGTGACTACATTGCCACCTTTAAGCTTCTGCCACTGTATGATATCGATCAACGCTGGCTGTGTGCAGCTTCTGCCAGTGAGCGTGGCCTCAATGAGACTACTTCACTGGTGATCGATGTCGAATGGCTGTCACCCGAAGCATTACGTGCCAGACTTGATAACTTTGATGTGATCTTGCATTTTTGA
- a CDS encoding A24 family peptidase, with protein sequence MLTISFLLIYSSLSLMLCWHDLRTGLLPDRLTCPLLWSGLLYYLCHAPMELQHAVGGAIGGYLLFASIYWLYRGIRGYEGLGYGDVKLLAALGAWHGWQALPLLVVMTTLFASGVLLLLAIIRITPVSWHKSIPFGPFLLGAGFYRGWQTLATHTLLIN encoded by the coding sequence ATTTTGACTATTTCCTTTTTACTTATATACAGCAGCCTGTCACTCATGCTCTGCTGGCATGATCTACGCACAGGATTACTACCCGATCGTCTTACCTGTCCACTGCTCTGGAGTGGTTTACTCTATTATCTCTGCCACGCACCCATGGAACTCCAGCATGCCGTCGGAGGGGCAATAGGCGGATATCTGCTTTTCGCATCCATTTACTGGCTCTATCGGGGAATACGTGGTTATGAGGGGCTAGGTTATGGTGACGTAAAATTACTGGCTGCACTGGGTGCATGGCATGGCTGGCAGGCATTACCATTACTGGTTGTGATGACAACACTTTTTGCCAGCGGTGTTTTACTGCTATTGGCCATCATCAGAATCACGCCTGTTTCATGGCACAAATCGATACCTTTTGGTCCTTTCTTACTTGGCGCGGGTTTTTATCGTGGATGGCAAACATTGGCCACCCATACTTTACTTATCAATTAA
- the fusA gene encoding elongation factor G produces the protein MARTTPIARYRNIGISAHIDAGKTTTTERILYYTGVNHKIGEVHDGAATMDWMEQEQERGITITSAATTAFWSGMAKQYEPHRINIIDTPGHVDFTIEVERSMRVLDGAVMVYCAVGGVQPQSETVWRQANKYKVPRIAFVNKMDRMGANFLKVVDQIKTRLGANPVPLQLAIGAEDSFTGVIDLVKMKAINWNDADQGVTFTYEDIPAEMQDLADEWHQNLLESAAEASEELMEKYLGGEQLTEEEIKLALRQRVLNNEIILITCGSAFKNKGVQAMLDAVVDYLPSPIDVPAINGILDDGKDTPAERHASDDEPFAALAFKIATDPFVGNLTFFRVYSGVVNSGDTVLNSVKSARERFGRIVQMHANKREEIKEVRAGDIAAAIGLKDVTTGDTLCDPNSPIILERMEFPEPVISIAVEPKTKADQEKMGLALGRLAKEDPSFRVWTDEESNQTIIAGMGELHLDIIVDRMKREFNVEANVGKPQVAYREAIRAKVTDIEGKHAKQSGGRGQYGHVVIDMYPLEPGSNPKGYEFINDIKGGVIPGEYIPAVDKGIQEQLKAGPLAGYPVVDMGIRLHFGSYHDVDSSELAFKLAASIAFKEGFKKAKPVLLEPIMKVEVETPEENTGDVIGDLSRRRGMLRGQETNVTGVVIHAEVPLSEMFGYATQLRSLTKGRASYSMEFLKYDDAPSNVAQAVIEARGK, from the coding sequence ATGGCTCGTACTACCCCTATCGCACGTTACCGCAATATCGGTATTAGTGCGCACATTGACGCCGGTAAAACCACGACTACCGAACGTATTCTGTACTACACCGGTGTTAACCACAAAATTGGTGAAGTTCATGACGGTGCCGCGACTATGGACTGGATGGAGCAGGAGCAGGAGCGTGGTATTACCATTACCTCTGCTGCCACCACCGCTTTCTGGTCTGGTATGGCTAAACAGTATGAACCTCATCGTATCAATATTATCGATACCCCAGGGCACGTTGACTTTACTATCGAAGTAGAGCGTTCTATGCGTGTTCTTGATGGCGCAGTCATGGTTTACTGCGCAGTAGGTGGTGTTCAGCCGCAGTCTGAAACCGTATGGCGTCAGGCTAACAAATATAAAGTTCCACGCATTGCGTTTGTTAACAAAATGGATCGTATGGGTGCGAACTTTCTGAAAGTTGTTGATCAGATTAAAACTCGCCTGGGGGCGAATCCGGTTCCACTGCAACTGGCGATTGGCGCAGAAGACAGCTTCACGGGTGTCATTGACCTGGTGAAAATGAAAGCCATCAACTGGAATGATGCTGATCAGGGTGTCACCTTTACCTATGAAGACATCCCGGCCGAGATGCAGGATCTGGCAGACGAATGGCACCAGAACTTGCTGGAGTCGGCGGCTGAAGCTTCTGAAGAGCTGATGGAAAAATACCTGGGTGGCGAGCAACTGACTGAAGAAGAGATCAAGTTAGCGCTGCGCCAGCGTGTTCTGAATAACGAAATTATCCTGATTACCTGTGGTTCTGCGTTTAAGAACAAAGGGGTACAGGCTATGCTGGATGCGGTAGTTGACTATCTGCCATCGCCGATCGATGTCCCTGCGATCAATGGTATTCTGGATGACGGCAAAGATACCCCCGCTGAACGCCATGCCAGCGATGATGAACCGTTTGCCGCACTGGCATTTAAAATTGCGACCGATCCTTTCGTCGGTAACCTGACCTTCTTCCGTGTCTATTCTGGTGTAGTGAATTCAGGCGATACCGTACTGAACTCAGTGAAGTCAGCACGTGAACGTTTCGGCCGTATTGTTCAGATGCACGCCAATAAACGTGAAGAGATCAAAGAAGTTCGTGCGGGTGATATCGCTGCGGCGATCGGTCTGAAAGATGTGACGACCGGTGATACCCTGTGTGATCCGAATTCACCGATCATTCTGGAACGTATGGAGTTCCCTGAACCGGTTATTTCTATCGCCGTAGAACCAAAAACCAAAGCTGACCAGGAAAAAATGGGTCTGGCTCTGGGGCGTCTGGCGAAAGAAGATCCCTCTTTCCGTGTATGGACTGATGAAGAATCTAATCAGACGATTATCGCGGGGATGGGTGAGCTGCATCTCGATATCATCGTTGACCGAATGAAGCGTGAGTTCAATGTTGAAGCGAATGTCGGTAAACCTCAGGTTGCGTATCGTGAAGCGATTCGTGCGAAAGTTACTGATATTGAAGGTAAACACGCTAAGCAGTCAGGTGGTCGTGGTCAGTACGGTCATGTGGTTATCGACATGTACCCACTTGAGCCAGGTTCTAACCCGAAAGGCTACGAATTCATCAACGATATTAAAGGTGGTGTCATTCCTGGTGAATACATCCCGGCCGTTGATAAAGGTATCCAGGAGCAGCTCAAAGCAGGGCCACTGGCAGGTTACCCGGTTGTTGACATGGGGATCCGCCTGCACTTCGGTTCTTATCATGATGTTGACTCCTCGGAACTGGCGTTTAAACTAGCGGCATCTATCGCTTTTAAAGAAGGTTTTAAGAAAGCGAAGCCGGTTCTGCTTGAGCCTATTATGAAGGTCGAAGTGGAAACCCCGGAAGAGAATACTGGTGACGTTATCGGCGATCTCAGCCGCCGTCGTGGTATGTTGCGTGGCCAGGAAACTAACGTTACTGGTGTTGTGATCCACGCGGAAGTTCCACTATCTGAAATGTTCGGATATGCCACACAGCTACGTTCTTTGACTAAAGGTCGTGCTTCCTACTCTATGGAGTTCCTGAAGTATGACGATGCACCGAGTAACGTTGCTCAGGCAGTAATTGAAGCCCGTGGTAAGTAA
- the rpsG gene encoding 30S ribosomal protein S7 translates to MPRRRVIGQRKILPDPKFGSELLAKFVNILMVDGKKSTAESIVYSALETLAQRSGKTELEAFEVALDNVRPTVEVKSRRVGGSTYQVPVEVRPVRRNALAMRWIVEAARKRGDKSMALRLANELSDAAENKGTAVKKREDVHRMAEANKAFAHYRW, encoded by the coding sequence ATGCCACGTCGTCGCGTCATTGGTCAGCGTAAAATTCTTCCTGATCCTAAATTCGGATCGGAACTGCTGGCAAAATTTGTCAATATCCTGATGGTAGATGGTAAAAAATCTACTGCAGAAAGTATCGTATACAGCGCGCTGGAGACCCTGGCTCAGCGCTCTGGTAAAACTGAACTGGAAGCTTTCGAAGTTGCGCTCGATAACGTGCGTCCTACTGTCGAAGTGAAGTCCCGTCGTGTAGGCGGCTCGACTTATCAGGTTCCGGTTGAAGTCCGTCCGGTTCGTCGTAATGCTCTGGCAATGCGTTGGATCGTAGAAGCTGCTCGTAAACGCGGTGATAAATCTATGGCTTTACGCCTGGCGAACGAACTCTCAGATGCTGCAGAAAACAAAGGTACTGCAGTTAAGAAACGTGAAGACGTTCATCGTATGGCTGAAGCCAATAAGGCGTTCGCTCACTACCGTTGGTAA
- the rpsS gene encoding 30S ribosomal protein S19 — protein MPRSLKKGPFIDLHLLKKVEKAVESGDKKPLRTWSRRSTIFPNMIGLTIAVHNGRQHVPVFVTDEMVGHKLGEFAPTRTYRGHAADKKAKKK, from the coding sequence ATGCCACGTTCTCTCAAGAAAGGTCCTTTTATTGACCTGCACTTGCTGAAGAAGGTAGAGAAAGCGGTGGAAAGCGGAGACAAAAAGCCATTGCGCACCTGGTCCCGTCGTTCAACGATCTTTCCTAACATGATCGGTTTGACCATCGCTGTCCATAATGGTCGTCAGCACGTTCCGGTATTTGTGACCGATGAAATGGTTGGTCATAAACTGGGTGAATTCGCACCGACTCGTACTTATCGCGGCCATGCCGCTGATAAAAAAGCGAAGAAAAAATAA
- the fkpA gene encoding FKBP-type peptidyl-prolyl cis-trans isomerase codes for MKSLFRLTLLATTMVAALNAPLTFAADSDTKAASATESSATESKAVFNNDDQKSAYALGASLGRYMENSLKDQESLGIKLDKEQLIKGVQDAFAGNSKLNDQETEQALQSFETRIKTAAQAKMDKEAAENETKGKDYRDAFAKEKGVKKSASGLLYKVETQGTGPEPKSSDTVVVNYKGMLIDGKEFDNSYTRGEPLSFRLDGVIPGWSEGLKNIRKGGKIHLVVPPELAYGKTGVPGIPANSTLVFDVELLDIKPEAKDKNNAASKAKADKKEDGKSVEVKK; via the coding sequence ATGAAATCACTATTTAGATTAACATTACTGGCAACAACAATGGTTGCTGCACTGAATGCCCCGCTGACTTTTGCGGCGGACAGCGATACTAAAGCGGCTTCGGCAACGGAAAGTTCGGCAACGGAGAGTAAAGCCGTATTTAATAATGATGATCAAAAATCCGCTTATGCGTTGGGAGCATCACTGGGGCGTTATATGGAAAACTCCCTGAAAGATCAAGAAAGTTTAGGTATTAAACTGGATAAAGAACAGCTGATAAAGGGGGTTCAGGACGCTTTCGCTGGCAACAGTAAGCTCAATGATCAGGAAACCGAACAGGCGTTGCAATCTTTTGAAACGCGTATCAAAACCGCTGCACAAGCGAAAATGGATAAAGAAGCTGCAGAGAATGAAACCAAAGGTAAAGACTATCGTGACGCCTTTGCGAAAGAAAAAGGCGTAAAAAAATCTGCGTCGGGCTTATTGTATAAAGTAGAGACACAAGGAACAGGGCCGGAACCGAAAAGTAGCGATACCGTTGTCGTCAATTATAAAGGTATGCTGATCGACGGTAAGGAGTTTGATAACTCTTATACTCGTGGCGAGCCATTATCTTTCCGCCTGGATGGGGTTATCCCTGGCTGGTCTGAGGGGCTGAAAAATATCAGGAAAGGGGGTAAAATCCACCTGGTTGTTCCACCCGAACTGGCCTATGGTAAAACGGGCGTACCGGGTATTCCGGCTAACTCTACGCTGGTCTTTGATGTAGAGTTGCTCGATATCAAACCAGAAGCTAAAGATAAGAATAATGCAGCCTCTAAGGCGAAAGCTGATAAAAAAGAGGATGGAAAAAGCGTCGAAGTGAAGAAGTAA
- the rplW gene encoding 50S ribosomal protein L23: MIREERLLKVLRAPHVSEKASVAMEKTNTIVLKVAKDATKAEIKAAVQKLFEVEVKDVNTLIAKGKVKRHGQRIGRRSDWKKAYVTLKEGQNLDFASGAE; the protein is encoded by the coding sequence ATGATTCGTGAAGAACGTCTGTTGAAAGTGCTGCGTGCACCACACGTCTCTGAAAAAGCATCTGTTGCGATGGAAAAAACAAATACCATCGTTCTCAAAGTTGCTAAAGACGCGACTAAAGCAGAAATTAAAGCTGCTGTGCAGAAACTGTTTGAAGTCGAAGTCAAAGATGTTAACACCCTGATTGCTAAAGGGAAAGTTAAACGTCACGGACAGCGTATCGGTCGTCGTAGTGACTGGAAAAAAGCTTACGTCACCCTGAAAGAAGGCCAGAATCTGGACTTCGCTAGCGGCGCTGAGTAA
- the rplC gene encoding 50S ribosomal protein L3, with amino-acid sequence MIGLVGKKVGMTRIFTEDGVSIPVTVIEIEANRVTQVKDLANDGYRAIQVTTGTKKANRVTKPQAGHFAKAGVEAGRGLWEFRLADGEEFTVGQSISVELFADVKKVDVTGTSKGKGFAGTVKRWNFRTQDATHGNSLSHRVPGSIGQNQTPGKVFKGKKMAGQLGNERVTVQSLDVVRVDAERNLLLVKGGVPGATGSNLIVKPAIKA; translated from the coding sequence ATGATTGGTTTAGTCGGTAAAAAAGTGGGTATGACACGCATCTTCACCGAAGATGGCGTTTCTATTCCAGTAACCGTAATCGAAATTGAAGCAAACCGAGTGACTCAGGTCAAAGATCTGGCTAACGATGGTTATCGTGCTATTCAGGTTACTACGGGTACGAAAAAAGCGAACCGCGTTACTAAGCCACAAGCCGGGCATTTTGCTAAGGCTGGGGTAGAAGCAGGTCGTGGTTTATGGGAGTTCCGTCTGGCTGATGGCGAAGAATTCACCGTAGGTCAGAGCATCAGTGTTGAACTGTTTGCAGACGTTAAAAAAGTTGACGTGACGGGTACCTCTAAAGGTAAAGGTTTTGCTGGTACCGTTAAGCGCTGGAACTTCCGTACTCAGGATGCGACTCACGGTAACTCCTTGTCTCACCGTGTTCCCGGTTCTATCGGTCAGAACCAGACACCGGGCAAGGTATTTAAAGGCAAGAAAATGGCAGGTCAGCTAGGTAATGAGCGTGTTACGGTTCAGAGCCTGGATGTAGTACGTGTTGACGCTGAGCGCAACCTGCTGCTGGTGAAAGGTGGCGTGCCGGGAGCAACCGGTAGCAACCTGATCGTTAAACCAGCTATCAAGGCGTGA
- the rplD gene encoding 50S ribosomal protein L4, which produces MELVLKDAQGALTVSETTFGRDFNEALVHQVVVAYAAGARQGTRAQKTRAEVTGSGKKPWRQKGTGRARSGSIKSPIWRSGGVTFAARPQDHSQKVNKKMYRGALKSILSELVRQDRLIVVEKFSVEAPKTKLLVQKLKDMALEDVLIITSELDENLFLAARNLYKVDVRDVVSIDPVSLIAFDKVIMTADAVKQVEEMLA; this is translated from the coding sequence ATGGAATTAGTATTGAAAGACGCGCAAGGCGCGCTGACTGTTTCCGAAACTACCTTCGGTCGTGATTTCAATGAAGCGTTGGTGCATCAGGTTGTTGTTGCTTATGCGGCTGGTGCTCGTCAGGGTACTCGCGCACAAAAAACACGTGCTGAAGTAACGGGTTCTGGTAAAAAACCATGGCGTCAGAAAGGCACAGGCCGTGCGCGTTCAGGTTCTATTAAGAGCCCGATCTGGCGTTCTGGTGGTGTCACTTTTGCTGCTCGTCCACAGGACCACAGTCAGAAAGTAAATAAGAAGATGTACCGCGGTGCGCTGAAAAGCATTCTGTCCGAACTGGTACGTCAGGATCGTTTAATCGTTGTCGAGAAGTTCTCTGTCGAAGCACCAAAAACTAAGCTGCTGGTACAGAAACTGAAAGATATGGCTCTGGAAGATGTACTGATTATCACTAGTGAACTGGATGAGAATCTGTTCCTTGCCGCACGCAACTTATATAAAGTTGATGTACGTGATGTGGTTAGCATCGACCCGGTTAGCCTGATCGCCTTCGACAAGGTCATCATGACTGCTGATGCTGTTAAGCAAGTTGAGGAGATGCTGGCATGA
- the rpsJ gene encoding 30S ribosomal protein S10: MQNQRIRIRLKAFDHRLIDQSTAEIVETAKRTGAQVRGPIPLPTRKERFTVLISPHVNKDARDQYEIRTHKRLVDIVEPTEKTVDALMRLDLAAGVDVQISLG; the protein is encoded by the coding sequence ATGCAGAACCAAAGAATCCGTATCCGCCTGAAAGCGTTTGATCATCGTCTGATTGATCAATCAACTGCGGAAATCGTCGAGACTGCCAAGCGTACTGGTGCGCAGGTTCGTGGTCCGATCCCGCTGCCGACTCGCAAAGAGCGCTTTACCGTTCTGATCTCCCCTCACGTTAACAAAGATGCGCGTGATCAGTACGAAATTCGCACTCACAAGCGTCTGGTTGACATCGTTGAGCCAACTGAAAAAACCGTTGATGCTCTGATGCGTCTGGATCTGGCTGCCGGTGTAGACGTGCAGATCAGCCTGGGTTAA